From the Wolbachia endosymbiont of Encarsia formosa genome, the window TTATATAATATTAAAAAATTTAAAAGATAACACTGAATCAATAATCAGCGCATTTGAAGGAGTTATTTCTGCACCAAGATTTTCTCCTGATGGTAAATCTCTTTTTATTTCCCACTCATTGATTGGTGAAACAAATATATTATCTCTAAACTTAAACAGTAAACGAACAAAAAAAATTACTAAAGGTTCAGCTATAAGTACTTCTCCCTCTTTGTCTCCAGATCAAAAGTACATGGTTTTTAGTTCTGATATAAGTGGAAGTCAGCAACTATATATCATAGATTTCACTAAAAAAAGCAAAAAACCCAAGAGAATTAGTTTTGGAAATGGAAGATATGCTACACCTGTTTGGTCGCCAAAAGGAGATCTGATAGCTTTTACAAAAATTCAGTCAGGAAAATTTTACATAGGAGTTATGAAGCCAGATGGCAAAGAAGAGCGCTTGCTTTCAGAGGGACATAAAATTGAATCTCCGGCATGGCTACCAAATGGCAGAGAAATTATCTTCACTAACGCAGAATCACCAAGCAACTCTAAATTATATTTAGTAGATTTAGTAAAGAAAAATCAAAAAATGGTTTTTACTCCAACGAATGCTTCTTTACCAGATTGGTCTTATTTTTGAAAGTAGATCTATAAAATCGTTATAAATCTTGCTTTATCTTAATCGTTTATAACCTTCGGTACTACGAAATACCCATGCTCCGATTTTGTATTGGATAATATTTCTTCTTTAATGTTTTGAGAATTTATAATATCATCGCGTACATGAATATCCTTATCTATAGTTCCATAACGCATAGGAGAAACACCTTCAGTATTAACTTTCAACAAAGTATCATGTATCCAATCCAGCATTGTCAGTTCTTTTGAGTAGTATTGAATCTCATCATCGGATAACTTAATCCTCACAAGCTGTGCAGTTTTAAGCATTTCTTCTTTAGTAATTGTTATTTTTCTCTTATTTGCAAATTCTATTAACGAAGTGATAACATCTTCTGTTGATCTAGCTGGCACTTTTACCTCCTTGCATAAAGCAAATTAAAATATTTGCAATTGAAACAACCTCTATCTTATCATTTTTTTCAAATTTGTGAAATACGGTGTCCGTAATTACTAATTTATCCAGAGAAGAGGAAGAGATTTTCTCAACTGCATTTCCTGAAAGTATTCCATGTGTAATGCATGAAACTACAGACTTTGCTCCTCGGTTTTTTAAAGCAAGAGCTGCATTACATAATGTTCCGCCAGAGTCAACTATATCATCAACAATAACGCAATTTTTGTTTGCAACTTCTCCGATTACATTCATTACCTCAGATGTACCTGCTTTTTCTCTATATTTATCTACTACAACAATATCATTATCTAACTTGTATTTTTCCTCTAAAATCTTTGCAAAAGCACGAGCTCTGCCAATTGCTCCAACATCAGGCGCAACTATTGCCAAGTTTTCCTTGTATATAGAGTTAACAAATACTTCAAAACAGCTTAGATTAGTAACTGGTATATCAAAAAAACCTTCAATTTGACTTGAATGCAAATCAATAGCAGCAACACTGTTTGCACCAGCTGTTTGAATAAGATTTGCAGTTAATTTAGCACTTAAAGCAGATTGCATATTATTGTTTTTAATAACCCTATCCTGCCTACTGTATCCGTAATAAGGAATAATAGCCGTTATTCTCTTGGCTCCTGACCTATTTGCTGCATCAATTGTAAGCAAAAGCTCCATAAGGTTATCATTTACAGGAGAAGAAAGAGATTGTACTACGTATACTTCTTGATTATGCAGATTATTTGCTACTTCTACATTTACCTCACCATCGGCAAATCTTGATACCTGAGTAGGTAATAGCTGAGCATTTAGCCCACTTGCTATTGAATCTCCTAATCGTTTACTAGCGCTACCTATTATTACCTTCATATATACCAATTAAGTTTTGAAAATTATACAGAAACCATGGAATGATTAAAACTTTATTCTTGCCGTCAAGTAGCTCATAGAAAAGAAAAAGTTACTCGAAACATTTCACTAGCTTTCTTATCATAATAACGGTACTGGATGAGTTCATTAAGTAATTTTATGGGCAGTGGAATGATAAAAAGCGTTTTCACAAACACATTTTACTACATAGTCAGCGCTAATATTAAAATGCTTATAAAGAGCTTCATAAGGTGCTGATTCTCCAAAATTTTTCATGCCAATAAATATACCGTTTGAACCTATATATTTATGCCAACCCACTTCACTTCCAGCTTCAATTGCAACTTTAATACTATCATTATTTAATATTACCTCTTTATATTCATCACTTTGCTCGTCAAAAAGCCTCCAACACGGCATAGAAATGACCCTTGTACCTACACCTTTTTCCTGTAATTTTTCTCTTGCCTCAACTGCAATTTCAACTTCAGATCCGGTAGCAAATATCGTCACTTCTAGCTTCCCTGAATATTCGCATAGTATATATGCACCAAATTTTGATAGGTTGACCAATTGGTCAGTATAAGAGTGCATGTAATTAATATTTTGCCTTGAAAGCGCAAATAGTGCAGGTGACTCTTTTTTTTCAAGTGCAATGCCAATGCAATCCAAAGTTTCAATTGCATCTGCTGGCCTAAAAACATACAGATTTGGTATAGCTCTCAGAGAAGCTAAATGCTCTATTGGCTGGTGAGTTGGACCATCTTCTCCTACTCCAATTGAGTCATGAGTCATTACATAGATAACCTGCTGTTTCATCAAGGCTGAAAGACGTATAGCAGGGCGGCAGTAGTCGAAAAATACTAAAAAAGTTCCACCATAAGGAATAATTCCACCATGAAGAGCCATACCATTCATACAAGCTGCCATAGCGTGCTCTCTCACTCCATAGTGTACATAAGAACCATCATAATTATTACTATCTATTGCCTGCATGTGCTTATATTTAGTACAATTTGAACCGGTAAGATCAGCAGATCCACCAATTAGTTCTGGCATAGACTTAGTTAATAGTTCCATTACTCTGCCGAAAGAAGATCGAGTAGCTTCGTTTGGCATGAGCTCACATATTTGTTTCTTCAGGTTAGCCAAATCACTCTCGATGTTATTCGGCAAACGTTTCTCAAGTCTTCTTTGTAGTTCTTTATTGATCAAAGATGTATAGTTTTGTTTTGCCCTCTTAACTGTTTCCATCCAAGCGTTTTTCACATCTTCTGGTACATAAAATGGTTCATAGTTCCAATTCAATTTTTCTCTCATCTGTTTTACATCTTCCTCTGTAAAGGCACCACTATGAGCAGAAGATGTGCCAGCACGGCTCGAAAATTTTCCGATAATAGTTTTGCAACAGATTAGCGTAGGTTTATCAGACTTTTGCACCTGCTCTATTGCAAGGGATATAGCATCAAAGTCATGCCCATCGATTTTGTCAACATTCCATCCATACGCTGAAAAACGCTTTTCTATATCATCAGAGCAAGAGAGGCTAGTAGAGCCGTCTATAGAGATGTCATTGTCGTCAAAAAGTGCTATCAGCTTATTTAATTTAAGATGCCCAGCAAGGGACGCTGCTTCATGGCTTATACCTTCCATAAGACAGCCATCTCCTATCATTACGTAAGTGTAGTGGCTGATTTCAAACTGCTTTTCAAGAATCGATTCAGCAAGTGCCATGCCAACAGCAGTGGCAAATCCCTGACCAAGCGGGCCTGTTGTTGCTTCTATACCAGAAGTCAAGCCAAATTCTGGGTGACCTGGAGTTTTTGATGTAAGTTGCCTGAAGTTTTTTAGTTCATCTATACCAATGTAGCCTGTCAGATATAATATAGAGTATTGCAGCATCGAACCGTGACCATTTGATAGGACGAAACGATCTCTACTGATCCATTTAGAATTATCAGGGTTATGGTTTAGATATTTAGCAAATAATACAGTGGCAACATCTGCCATGCCAAGTGGCATACCTGGGTGTCCAGAATTTGCTTTTTGTACCGCATCAATTGATAAAAAGCGGACAGCATTTGCCATGGATTTTAGTAGTAGATGATTCATGTATTAATAGGAAAACTTAAAAGTGAAGTATACTATATCATAGTGGCAAAAACAAGTTGACACTTAATGTTAAAATCATTAATAATTTATAGTTAGATTGTGAGAATTTTTGTATGACAACTGTTATCAATAGAAAGTATAGAATCAGTCGCAGGCTTGGTGTAAGCTTATGGGGTAGAGCAAAAGATTCGGTCAATAAAAGAAAATACCCTCCAGGTCAGCATGGTATTCTTGGATTTAAGAAGTTATCTGACTTTGGTAAGCAGTTTGCTGCACATAAGAAATTTAAGTTCTACTATGCAATTTCAAGTAAGCAGCTTAGACGTACATTTTTAGATGCTTACAAAAGAAAGGGTTATACGGCTGATAATTTTATTGGTGCCTTGGAATCAAGGTTAAGTTCTGTTCTATATCACTCTGGTTTTGTGCCAACAATTTACTCGGCAAAACAGATTATATCTCATAAACATGTTACAGTTAATGATAAGGTGGTTAACATATCAAGTTATAGAGTGAAGCCTGGTGATATAGTAAAAATAAGGGAAAGAGCAGCAAAAATTCCTATATTAATAGAGGCTGAACAAAAACAAGAACGTAAGGCTCCAGATTATTTAGAGGTAGATAGCAAAGCACTTTCAGTGAAGTATTTGAGAGCGCCTCAATATTCCGAAGTCCTCTATTCAGCAGACATGGAAGTCAATTTAGTAGTAGAATTCTATTCTAGATAGATAAAAAAGGCCCGTGTGGCGGAATCGGTAGACGCAGCGGACTTAAAATCCGTGGGTTTTGCGACCTTGGGAGTTCAAGTCTCCCCATGGGCACCAGTTTAATTTATTGAAAAAGTATGAAATGGCTTGATATAGAAGATGTTGCAGAGGCTCTAGAAGAAAAATTTCCAAGTGAAGATATAATTAATATTAGATTCACTGAGCTCAAAAGAAAAGTCTTGGATTTAGAAGAGTTTAATGATGATGAAAAGTATTGTAATGAAAAAATATTAGAGGCCATTCAAGCAGCTTGGATTGAAGAAAGATCTTAAAAAACAGATAGCTATAAGAAAATTACGGCATACAGTAAAAAGATAATCTTCTTGGGAATACTATACTTTACCCAAATTTTACTTAGCTTTATAATAATTTAACAAATTAAAATTAAAAATGATTACAAGGTAGGAGACACAAAATTCTGGCAAATGCTAGATATACAAATACTGCTTTTTATGTGTGAGGCCGAGGGTCATGAAAACAATAAGTTAGTTTTTTGTATAAGAAAGTTGTAATATAATTTAATTTTAATCACTGGAAAGATGTTTAAATATAGCGGGCCAAAGAAATTAAAATCTATAATAGAAAACTATGCATTAAAATGCATCAAAAATAAGATCAGCAAAAATGAAATACGTCTTATTTTAAACTGGAAAAGTATAGTTGGAGAGGAATTAGCAGAATGTACAAAACCACAAAAGATCTCATACGCACAAAACGTAAATTCTGGTGTTCTGCATCTGTTAGTAACAAATGGCAGTAAAGCATTAGAAATGCAGCATATGGTTTCTCTTGTAATAGAAAAAATTACAGTGTTTTTTGGCTATAAAGCAGTATACGGTATAAAAATCAAGCAAGGGAGTTGACTATTTAACTATATAAGGTTAACCTAGTTACATAGGATAAATTGGTATATTGAAGTGAGTAGAATTTGTGAATTAACAAATAGAAAAAAGTCTTTTGGTAATAAGGTATCGCACTCAAATCGTAAAACAAATCGTACCTTTCTCTTAAATTTACATAAGGTTACATTAACGAGTAATATATTAGAAAAAAAGTTTAGCTTTCGTATAGCGACAAGAACTTTAAGAACTATAGATTACAAAGGTGATCTTGATGCTTTCTTGCTCAACACAAAAACAATTAAACTAAGTAAAGAAGCGCAAAAGATAAAAAGAAGATTAAAGAAAGTTTTAGCAAAACAAGAGGTAGAGCTAGTTGTTTCAGATGCATAGTAAGCCTACATGGCTCAGAGCAAAAGCTCCAGCTGGTAAAGTATTCAATGAAACCTTAAACACTGTTAAGCTAAATAACTTACATACAGTATGCGAAGAAGCTGCGTGTCCAAATATTGGTGAATGTTGGAATAAACGTCATGCTACTGTGATGATTCTCGGTTCTGTTTGTACTCGTGCTTGTGCGTTTTGCAACGTTGCAACTGGCATTCCTGATAAGCTCGATCCTCACGAACCAGAAAATTTAGCAAAAGCAATAAAAAAGTTAAATTTAAAGCACGTTGTCATTACCTCTGTTGACCGTGACGATTTACCAGATGGTGGTGCAAATCAGTTTATAAGGTGTATAGAAGAAATTAGAAAGATAACTTCGGAAACAACAATAGAGATCCTCACTCCTGATTTTTTAAATAAGAAAGGAGCGTTTGAAGCAATAGCTATTGCATCACCTGATGTTTATAACCACAACATCGAAACAGTACCAAGGCTGTATGCAAAAATAAGACCAAGAGCTCGTTATTTTCATTCACTATATTTGCTAAAGATGGTGAAACAGATTAATTCTAAACTTTTCACGAAGTCAGGGCTTATGGTTGGTCTTGGAGAAACAAAAGAAGAAATCTTTCAGGTTATGGATGATTTACGTAGCACCGAAGTTGATTTCATTACAATTGGTCAATATCTGCAACCAACTCCAAAGCATGCAAAAATTGATAGATATGTTACTCCAGAAGAGTTTGAGCATTATAAATATATTGCTTATTCTAAAGGCTTCTTGGTAGTTTCATCAAGTCCATTAACCCGTTCATCATATCACGCTGAAGAAGATTTTAACAGGCTCAAGGCTTGTAGTTAATATCTTAATTTTTTCAGAGTGCAGTTTAATATAGTAATTAATATCTTGACTTTATTTAGAATATAATTTAATATAGGTATTGATGAAGCGAAAAAGTTATGGGTGGTTCTAACGAAAAAGTTGACTACACTGAGTTATCAAAATCTTCTATTTCTGACAAAATAAAGCCAAAAAAAAAGGTCACATTTTGTCAGCAAGTCCAAGTTAAAGAAATTACACTTGAAGGAAAAAAAGGAAAGTGTAAACGACACAAAGAAAAGAAACAGAGCAAAAAAAAGAATTGGACTCGAGGGCAGTACTCAGCACCTCCACCATATTTTCTGTTAATACGAGGGCAAGTACAGAAAACACAATTATGGGAAAGAGGTGCAGCAATTATTGTTCCACCAGTAATTGGGCTGCTAGGAGGTTTAATAACTTTAATACTCATAACAGAAGAAATAAGGTCACCATTTTTAATTGCAGCTTTAGCTGCTACAGTAATTACAGCAGCAATATATGAACTTGAGTATTTACTTAAACCTGAATTGCTAGAAAAGCCTAGTGAAACTTTAAAGGATTTAGTAACAGATTCTTTTGTAAAGGAAGAAAAAAACTCAAGAACTGTATCACAATAAATCAGAAAAGCTTAGTGAGTTGCCCTAGGCTTGACTTTTTACTTAGCTGATCACAAAAAGTATGAATTTTACAGCACCTAAACCAGCTGTTTAAGATCTTATATAAGCAATTGACAGCTACTGAGATGCCAGTTATACTATTTACATATTATATTAACGGAGGGTAAGGTGAATTTTAGCGAATATGTACATGATAAAGCTTTAACAATAT encodes:
- the gatC gene encoding Asp-tRNA(Asn)/Glu-tRNA(Gln) amidotransferase subunit GatC — protein: MPARSTEDVITSLIEFANKRKITITKEEMLKTAQLVRIKLSDDEIQYYSKELTMLDWIHDTLLKVNTEGVSPMRYGTIDKDIHVRDDIINSQNIKEEILSNTKSEHGYFVVPKVIND
- a CDS encoding ribose-phosphate diphosphokinase produces the protein MKVIIGSASKRLGDSIASGLNAQLLPTQVSRFADGEVNVEVANNLHNQEVYVVQSLSSPVNDNLMELLLTIDAANRSGAKRITAIIPYYGYSRQDRVIKNNNMQSALSAKLTANLIQTAGANSVAAIDLHSSQIEGFFDIPVTNLSCFEVFVNSIYKENLAIVAPDVGAIGRARAFAKILEEKYKLDNDIVVVDKYREKAGTSEVMNVIGEVANKNCVIVDDIVDSGGTLCNAALALKNRGAKSVVSCITHGILSGNAVEKISSSSLDKLVITDTVFHKFEKNDKIEVVSIANILICFMQGGKSAS
- the tkt gene encoding transketolase is translated as MNHLLLKSMANAVRFLSIDAVQKANSGHPGMPLGMADVATVLFAKYLNHNPDNSKWISRDRFVLSNGHGSMLQYSILYLTGYIGIDELKNFRQLTSKTPGHPEFGLTSGIEATTGPLGQGFATAVGMALAESILEKQFEISHYTYVMIGDGCLMEGISHEAASLAGHLKLNKLIALFDDNDISIDGSTSLSCSDDIEKRFSAYGWNVDKIDGHDFDAISLAIEQVQKSDKPTLICCKTIIGKFSSRAGTSSAHSGAFTEEDVKQMREKLNWNYEPFYVPEDVKNAWMETVKRAKQNYTSLINKELQRRLEKRLPNNIESDLANLKKQICELMPNEATRSSFGRVMELLTKSMPELIGGSADLTGSNCTKYKHMQAIDSNNYDGSYVHYGVREHAMAACMNGMALHGGIIPYGGTFLVFFDYCRPAIRLSALMKQQVIYVMTHDSIGVGEDGPTHQPIEHLASLRAIPNLYVFRPADAIETLDCIGIALEKKESPALFALSRQNINYMHSYTDQLVNLSKFGAYILCEYSGKLEVTIFATGSEVEIAVEAREKLQEKGVGTRVISMPCWRLFDEQSDEYKEVILNNDSIKVAIEAGSEVGWHKYIGSNGIFIGMKNFGESAPYEALYKHFNISADYVVKCVCENAFYHSTAHKIT
- the rpsD gene encoding 30S ribosomal protein S4, with product MTTVINRKYRISRRLGVSLWGRAKDSVNKRKYPPGQHGILGFKKLSDFGKQFAAHKKFKFYYAISSKQLRRTFLDAYKRKGYTADNFIGALESRLSSVLYHSGFVPTIYSAKQIISHKHVTVNDKVVNISSYRVKPGDIVKIRERAAKIPILIEAEQKQERKAPDYLEVDSKALSVKYLRAPQYSEVLYSADMEVNLVVEFYSR
- the iscX gene encoding Fe-S cluster assembly protein IscX, yielding MKWLDIEDVAEALEEKFPSEDIINIRFTELKRKVLDLEEFNDDEKYCNEKILEAIQAAWIEERS
- a CDS encoding DUF721 domain-containing protein; this translates as MFKYSGPKKLKSIIENYALKCIKNKISKNEIRLILNWKSIVGEELAECTKPQKISYAQNVNSGVLHLLVTNGSKALEMQHMVSLVIEKITVFFGYKAVYGIKIKQGS
- the rpmB gene encoding 50S ribosomal protein L28, whose product is MSRICELTNRKKSFGNKVSHSNRKTNRTFLLNLHKVTLTSNILEKKFSFRIATRTLRTIDYKGDLDAFLLNTKTIKLSKEAQKIKRRLKKVLAKQEVELVVSDA
- the lipA gene encoding lipoyl synthase — encoded protein: MHSKPTWLRAKAPAGKVFNETLNTVKLNNLHTVCEEAACPNIGECWNKRHATVMILGSVCTRACAFCNVATGIPDKLDPHEPENLAKAIKKLNLKHVVITSVDRDDLPDGGANQFIRCIEEIRKITSETTIEILTPDFLNKKGAFEAIAIASPDVYNHNIETVPRLYAKIRPRARYFHSLYLLKMVKQINSKLFTKSGLMVGLGETKEEIFQVMDDLRSTEVDFITIGQYLQPTPKHAKIDRYVTPEEFEHYKYIAYSKGFLVVSSSPLTRSSYHAEEDFNRLKACS